The following are from one region of the Methanoculleus caldifontis genome:
- the leuS gene encoding leucine--tRNA ligase, with protein MQGNERECRARWEHAFEADPVESKEKYYLTVAFPYPSGAMHVGHGRTYIVPDVLARYQRMKGRHVLFPMAFHVTGTPVIGISKRIANGDAKTVGLYRDLYRVPQDILDRFTDPKEIVRHFSEEYRRVMQKCGLSIDWRRRFITVDPQYSKFIEWQYGHLHEDEHVVRGAHPVKYCPQCENPVGDHDLLEGDKAEIIRFTLVVFSWNGAKIPCATLRPETIYGVTNLWVNPEVTYVRAMVDGEEWILSREAAGKLNLQDHNVTVTEEIPGTVLIDQTVSHPLSGDVPVLPATFVDPDMGTGIVMSVPAHAPFDYIALRDLQQQGKYTSLRPIPLISVEGYGEIPARDAVERAGIRDQNDPGMEALTQEVYSAEFSRGKVFEKYGGRPVREARDDVAALMMERYGSIPMYEFDNRQVICRCGGRVFVKILHDQWFLEYSDPCWKEQVKTQLERMSLVPPEVRAEFDRTVDWLKDWACTRRVGLGTKLPWDPTWIIEPLSDSTVYMAYYTISHHLKAIPPENLTPEVFEYIFKGEGNPTTVDRETLDAIRSEFLYWYPYDYRFSAKDLISNHLTFQLFHHRAIFPQDFQPKGMVVFGMGLLNGAKMSSSKGNVFLLEDAVEEFGADTVRMFLVGSAEPWQDFDWRNELVSSTRKQIERFWNTVTDARQAEGAYDIDAWLASRLQRRVESTTKAFESFQTRQALQEAFFGVEADLKWYRRRLPEGVAGGAVMQDLCRTWVRLLAPIIPFTCESLWKDIGGEGLASFAPWPAVDESRISPEIELAEELLERTVEDIESILKLIPMEPKSISLFVAPDWKHEAFRIIAASTDKTRVMREIMQNEGMRKRGREATDAAKQITKLVLKLPPELVKQILESTLDEQAILEGARQFLEHEFRVPVTVQDAGESTHAKASGALPFKPAIVIE; from the coding sequence ATGCAAGGCAACGAACGGGAGTGCAGAGCCCGGTGGGAGCACGCGTTCGAGGCTGATCCGGTAGAGAGCAAAGAGAAGTACTACCTGACCGTGGCGTTCCCCTACCCGAGCGGGGCGATGCACGTCGGGCACGGGCGGACCTACATCGTTCCGGACGTCCTTGCCCGGTACCAGCGGATGAAGGGGAGACACGTCCTCTTCCCGATGGCGTTCCACGTCACCGGCACCCCGGTCATCGGGATCTCGAAGCGGATCGCAAACGGCGATGCGAAGACGGTCGGGCTCTACCGCGACCTCTACCGGGTGCCGCAGGACATCCTTGATCGGTTCACCGACCCCAAGGAGATCGTCCGGCACTTCTCGGAGGAGTACCGGCGGGTGATGCAGAAGTGCGGCCTCTCGATCGACTGGCGGCGCCGGTTCATCACCGTCGACCCCCAGTACAGCAAGTTCATCGAGTGGCAGTACGGTCACCTGCACGAGGACGAGCACGTCGTCAGAGGGGCCCATCCGGTCAAGTACTGCCCGCAGTGCGAGAACCCGGTCGGCGACCACGACCTTCTCGAGGGCGACAAGGCCGAGATCATCAGGTTCACTCTGGTAGTCTTCTCCTGGAACGGTGCGAAGATCCCGTGCGCCACGCTCCGGCCAGAGACGATCTACGGCGTGACGAACCTCTGGGTGAACCCCGAAGTCACCTACGTGCGGGCGATGGTCGACGGCGAGGAGTGGATCCTGAGCCGCGAGGCGGCGGGGAAACTGAACCTCCAGGACCACAACGTCACCGTGACCGAGGAGATCCCCGGCACCGTCCTGATCGACCAGACGGTCTCCCACCCGCTCTCCGGCGACGTCCCCGTTCTCCCGGCGACGTTCGTCGACCCCGATATGGGAACCGGGATCGTCATGAGCGTCCCGGCCCACGCGCCCTTCGACTACATCGCTCTCCGCGACCTGCAGCAGCAGGGGAAGTACACGTCCCTCCGGCCTATCCCGCTCATCTCCGTCGAGGGGTACGGCGAGATCCCGGCAAGGGACGCCGTCGAACGGGCCGGCATCCGCGACCAGAACGACCCGGGGATGGAGGCGCTCACCCAGGAGGTCTACAGCGCCGAGTTCTCCCGCGGGAAGGTCTTTGAGAAGTACGGCGGCAGACCGGTCCGCGAGGCCCGCGACGACGTTGCGGCGCTGATGATGGAGCGCTACGGCTCCATCCCGATGTACGAGTTCGACAACCGCCAGGTGATCTGCCGGTGCGGCGGGAGGGTCTTTGTCAAGATCCTCCACGACCAGTGGTTCCTGGAGTACAGCGACCCGTGCTGGAAGGAGCAGGTGAAGACCCAGCTCGAGCGGATGTCGCTCGTCCCGCCCGAGGTCAGGGCGGAGTTCGACCGGACGGTCGACTGGCTGAAGGACTGGGCCTGCACCCGGCGGGTGGGGCTCGGCACCAAGCTCCCCTGGGACCCGACCTGGATCATCGAGCCGCTCTCCGACTCGACGGTCTACATGGCCTACTACACGATCTCCCACCACCTGAAAGCCATCCCGCCGGAGAACCTGACGCCGGAGGTCTTTGAGTACATCTTCAAGGGCGAAGGGAACCCGACCACGGTCGACCGCGAGACCCTCGATGCGATCCGGAGCGAGTTCCTCTACTGGTACCCCTACGACTACCGGTTCTCGGCAAAGGACCTCATCTCGAACCACCTCACCTTCCAGCTCTTCCACCACCGGGCGATCTTCCCGCAGGACTTCCAGCCCAAGGGCATGGTCGTCTTCGGCATGGGTCTCCTGAACGGTGCGAAGATGTCCTCGAGCAAGGGCAACGTCTTCCTGCTCGAGGATGCCGTGGAGGAGTTCGGCGCCGATACCGTCAGGATGTTCCTGGTCGGGAGCGCCGAGCCCTGGCAGGACTTCGACTGGCGTAACGAACTCGTCTCCTCGACGAGGAAACAGATCGAGCGGTTCTGGAACACCGTCACGGACGCAAGGCAGGCGGAAGGCGCCTACGACATCGACGCCTGGCTCGCGAGCAGGCTCCAGCGCCGCGTCGAGAGCACCACGAAAGCCTTCGAGTCATTCCAGACCCGGCAGGCGCTGCAGGAGGCGTTCTTCGGCGTTGAGGCCGACCTGAAGTGGTACCGCCGCCGCCTGCCCGAGGGTGTGGCCGGCGGAGCCGTGATGCAGGACCTCTGCCGGACCTGGGTGCGGCTGCTCGCGCCGATCATCCCCTTCACCTGCGAGTCGCTCTGGAAGGATATCGGCGGGGAGGGCCTGGCATCGTTCGCCCCCTGGCCGGCGGTGGACGAGAGCAGGATCAGCCCCGAGATCGAGCTTGCGGAAGAGCTCCTGGAGAGGACGGTCGAGGATATCGAGTCCATCCTGAAACTCATCCCGATGGAGCCGAAGTCCATCAGCCTCTTCGTCGCCCCCGACTGGAAGCACGAGGCCTTCCGGATCATCGCGGCCTCGACGGACAAGACGAGGGTGATGCGCGAGATCATGCAGAACGAAGGGATGCGCAAGCGCGGCCGCGAGGCGACGGACGCCGCAAAGCAGATCACGAAACTCGTCCTGAAACTCCCCCCCGAACTGGTGAAGCAGATCCTGGAGTCGACCCTCGACGAGCAGGCGATCCTCGAGGGTGCCCGGCAGTTCCTGGAGCACGAGTTCCGCGTGCCGGTGACGGTCCAGGACGCCGGAGAGAGCACGCACGCAAAGGCGTCGGGTGCCCTGCCCTTCAAGCCGGCGATCGTGATCGAATAA
- a CDS encoding DUF3795 domain-containing protein, with product MIESRCGILCGECEYRAQTGCKGCTVIEKPFWGESCPLKACCEVKGLDNCGRCNEFPCERLVQFAFDENQGDDGRRIEQCRAWCGE from the coding sequence ATGATCGAGTCAAGGTGTGGAATACTCTGCGGCGAGTGCGAGTACCGGGCACAGACGGGCTGTAAAGGATGCACGGTGATAGAGAAGCCGTTCTGGGGCGAGAGTTGCCCGCTGAAGGCCTGCTGCGAGGTAAAGGGGCTCGATAATTGCGGCCGATGCAACGAGTTCCCCTGCGAGCGGCTCGTGCAGTTCGCGTTCGACGAGAACCAGGGTGACGATGGAAGAAGGATCGAGCAGTGCAGAGCATGGTGTGGAGAATGA
- a CDS encoding TfoX/Sxy family protein — MENEEAMHTASTSEFVEFVVEQLGDAGDITYRKIFGEYGIYCNGVFFACVCDNQFFVKITEPGKAFMPDCETAPPYGGARPYFLMTELDDREFLKELTRITCAALPAPKPGKKSRKTGDSA; from the coding sequence GTGGAGAATGAGGAGGCGATGCATACGGCATCGACGTCGGAGTTCGTAGAGTTCGTGGTCGAACAGCTCGGCGACGCAGGCGATATCACCTATAGGAAGATCTTCGGCGAATACGGGATTTACTGCAATGGAGTATTCTTCGCCTGTGTCTGCGACAACCAGTTCTTTGTAAAGATCACCGAGCCCGGAAAGGCGTTCATGCCGGACTGCGAGACCGCTCCTCCCTACGGAGGCGCAAGACCGTACTTCCTGATGACCGAACTGGACGATCGGGAGTTCCTGAAAGAGTTGACACGGATCACCTGTGCCGCACTCCCCGCACCGAAACCCGGAAAGAAAAGCAGAAAAACCGGAGATTCAGCCTGA
- a CDS encoding DUF5611 family protein codes for MSLKNIMQEYQIKRGYTKTLAESMVQALRDQFEAEPTAAEDGHYIVTYGALRRLEVWCGAGGKTLVVDTEANKEADDEAIIDTNRRFRNYLQQVTGYTAKERAKKAQQALKGNE; via the coding sequence ATGTCCCTTAAAAATATTATGCAGGAATACCAGATCAAGCGCGGATACACAAAAACTCTTGCAGAATCGATGGTACAGGCCCTTCGCGACCAGTTTGAGGCCGAACCCACGGCGGCGGAGGACGGCCATTATATCGTCACCTACGGAGCACTCCGGCGCCTTGAGGTCTGGTGCGGTGCGGGAGGCAAGACCCTGGTCGTCGATACCGAGGCGAACAAGGAGGCCGACGACGAGGCGATCATCGATACCAACCGCCGGTTCAGAAACTATCTCCAGCAGGTGACCGGGTATACCGCAAAAGAGCGGGCGAAGAAGGCCCAGCAGGCCCTGAAGGGAAACGAATAA
- a CDS encoding proteasome assembly chaperone family protein, which yields MDDIKVISRALAGAEKTVLIGFPGSGLVGSIALQYLVEQMEFEQIGAITSKYFPPVALMTKGVINVPVRLYEKDSLAAIISDVPIHPAICYEVANGIMNWLTQFHIKEIATIAGIITNEPEKRVFGVATSSGVLQRIEEQTIILPMGSISGIAASLLTECKTRGIPGLGLLGETVNTPDPRSSAATIEVLNRIYGLNLDVQPLLEQAVEIEAAMAQIAEQVQKTEATPRRDQLPMYG from the coding sequence ATGGACGATATAAAGGTGATATCGAGGGCGCTTGCCGGCGCTGAAAAAACGGTGCTGATCGGGTTTCCCGGCAGCGGGCTTGTGGGGAGTATTGCGCTGCAATACCTCGTCGAGCAGATGGAGTTCGAGCAGATCGGGGCGATCACGAGCAAATACTTCCCGCCGGTCGCTCTGATGACGAAAGGCGTGATCAACGTGCCCGTCCGCCTCTACGAGAAGGACAGCCTCGCGGCGATCATCTCCGACGTCCCCATCCACCCGGCGATCTGCTACGAGGTGGCGAACGGGATCATGAACTGGCTCACCCAGTTCCATATCAAGGAGATAGCGACGATCGCGGGGATCATCACGAACGAGCCGGAGAAGAGAGTCTTTGGAGTGGCGACGAGCAGCGGCGTCCTCCAGCGCATCGAGGAGCAGACGATCATCCTCCCCATGGGGAGCATCTCCGGCATCGCGGCAAGCCTCCTCACCGAGTGCAAGACGCGGGGGATCCCGGGGCTCGGGCTCCTTGGCGAGACGGTGAACACCCCCGACCCGCGGTCCTCTGCGGCCACGATCGAGGTCCTGAACCGCATCTACGGCCTCAACCTGGATGTCCAGCCGCTGCTTGAGCAGGCGGTGGAGATCGAGGCGGCGATGGCCCAGATCGCCGAACAGGTGCAGAAGACCGAGGCCACGCCGCGGAGAGATCAGTTGCCGATGTACGGGTGA
- a CDS encoding DUF473 domain-containing protein, with protein sequence MKYAALTGISPSVIAELKTGKARTLELKSAHNIITLTEAAPGECIFITSISEEDLSPGDPGIMADLLVLNIGMKRVVDFVNPFFYEEREQMSARIKVQFRGTTIASGVDGHKWGDPTKVEIIRSACYRAG encoded by the coding sequence ATGAAGTATGCAGCGTTAACCGGAATCTCGCCGTCAGTCATTGCAGAACTCAAGACGGGCAAGGCCCGCACCCTCGAATTGAAGAGCGCCCACAACATCATCACCCTGACCGAGGCCGCCCCGGGGGAGTGCATCTTCATCACGTCGATCAGCGAGGAGGATCTCTCGCCGGGCGACCCGGGGATCATGGCGGACCTCCTCGTCCTCAACATCGGCATGAAACGGGTCGTCGATTTCGTCAACCCGTTCTTCTACGAGGAGCGTGAGCAGATGTCGGCCCGGATCAAGGTCCAGTTCAGGGGGACGACCATCGCGAGCGGCGTCGACGGACACAAGTGGGGCGATCCCACCAAGGTCGAGATCATCAGGTCGGCGTGTTATCGTGCCGGATGA
- a CDS encoding antibiotic biosynthesis monooxygenase family protein has product MAVARMSTWKFRPGQRDAALEVISKKGDDAERMQGFRGYLFLMSPEDQDAAILITLWEDEESLQASRESIFKEAVQDIERYTASPPDVKALHVHSADIPPIAPELARPA; this is encoded by the coding sequence ATGGCTGTTGCACGAATGTCTACCTGGAAGTTCAGGCCGGGCCAGCGCGATGCCGCGCTTGAGGTCATCTCGAAGAAAGGCGACGATGCAGAGAGGATGCAGGGGTTCCGCGGGTACCTCTTCCTGATGTCGCCCGAAGACCAGGACGCCGCCATCCTCATCACCCTCTGGGAGGACGAGGAGTCGCTGCAGGCATCGAGGGAGAGCATTTTTAAGGAGGCCGTGCAGGATATCGAGCGGTATACGGCCTCTCCCCCCGACGTGAAGGCGCTGCACGTACACTCGGCCGACATCCCGCCGATCGCCCCCGAGCTCGCGAGGCCTGCGTAA
- a CDS encoding YunC family protein, translated as MKHETVRLTGKDADGYVIPLGPVNLVAVVTDAGMVGCGAFDVDALEKFGYPAARVKPAGGASSIETVEDLLRGEIKGANRCASDRGVAVGMTGREALDRL; from the coding sequence ATGAAGCATGAAACGGTCAGACTGACCGGCAAAGATGCCGACGGGTACGTCATCCCCCTCGGCCCGGTGAACCTCGTGGCGGTGGTGACCGACGCAGGCATGGTCGGTTGCGGCGCGTTCGACGTCGATGCGCTCGAGAAGTTCGGATATCCCGCGGCGCGTGTCAAACCCGCAGGAGGCGCATCCTCGATCGAGACCGTCGAGGACCTCCTCCGCGGCGAGATCAAGGGGGCGAACAGGTGTGCATCCGACCGCGGCGTTGCCGTCGGCATGACCGGGAGAGAAGCGCTCGACCGGCTCTAG
- the metG gene encoding methionine--tRNA ligase has protein sequence MSGKPLLVTCGLPYTNGPCHIGHLRTYVPADFYVRYMRRSGEEVVFVCGSDNHGTPIVISAEQEGSTPRVLSERYHQHFYDTFRKMGVVFDRFGMTDDAMNHETTRSIVDRLIENGYVYAKTISQSYCPQCERFLPDRYVEGICPHCGAVARGDECDQGCGQHLEPGEIKDAVCKVCGGKAEYREQEHYFFRLSAFREFLLEYLPDLRGTSTARNYALGWVKELLHDWCITRTLDWGVKFPGNDDLVVYVWVDAPIGYISFTKEWAEAAGADWKEYWCGDETRVTHFIGGDIIYHHCIFWPALLKGAGYGLPHAVVASGMVTIEGRKFSKSRGYVVWTNDDYLDQGLPADYLRYYLLSYTNHTKELDFSWKVYAERVNNEIVGTLGNFIYRTMYFAEKEFAGVPDLAPRREVIEEIERSLAVIDAGMRDYDFKNAVDSMMALASFGNSYIQSNAPWKLIKEDRSAAEQAIADCLQIVKALVLVFQPLMPDAMQRAWAMLGYDDEVAGHPIAEATAPIGARALPKPSTLFTKIEKEQVADLDATLNLRVEKAKAAAAPKMPVVSIEEFGNLDIRTAKVVSAEPIKGSKKLYKLIVDLGGEKRQVVSGIAQFYKPEELVGRDVAMIANLAPAKIFGVESRGMILAAGDEASLLVPLRPVKPGTKVR, from the coding sequence ATGAGTGGTAAGCCGTTGCTGGTAACGTGCGGGCTCCCGTATACGAACGGTCCCTGCCATATCGGGCACCTGCGGACCTACGTGCCGGCGGACTTTTATGTCCGGTATATGCGCCGGTCCGGGGAGGAGGTCGTCTTCGTCTGCGGTTCCGATAACCACGGAACCCCGATCGTGATCAGCGCCGAGCAGGAAGGTTCGACCCCCCGCGTCCTCTCGGAACGCTATCATCAGCACTTCTACGATACGTTCCGGAAGATGGGTGTCGTCTTCGACCGGTTCGGGATGACCGACGACGCCATGAACCACGAGACCACCCGCTCGATCGTCGATCGGCTCATCGAGAACGGCTACGTCTACGCAAAGACCATCAGCCAGAGTTACTGCCCCCAGTGCGAGCGGTTCCTCCCTGACCGCTACGTGGAGGGGATCTGCCCCCACTGCGGAGCGGTCGCCCGGGGCGACGAGTGCGACCAGGGGTGCGGGCAGCACCTCGAGCCCGGCGAGATCAAGGACGCGGTCTGCAAGGTCTGCGGCGGGAAGGCGGAGTACCGGGAGCAGGAGCACTACTTCTTCAGGCTCTCGGCCTTCCGCGAGTTCCTCCTCGAGTACCTCCCCGACCTCCGGGGGACTTCGACCGCCCGGAACTACGCCCTTGGCTGGGTAAAGGAACTCCTCCACGACTGGTGCATCACCCGGACGCTCGACTGGGGCGTTAAGTTCCCGGGGAACGACGACCTCGTCGTCTACGTCTGGGTCGACGCGCCGATCGGCTACATATCGTTCACGAAGGAGTGGGCGGAGGCGGCAGGCGCCGACTGGAAGGAGTACTGGTGCGGCGACGAGACCCGCGTCACGCATTTCATCGGCGGAGACATCATCTACCACCACTGCATCTTCTGGCCGGCCCTCCTCAAAGGAGCGGGCTACGGTCTTCCCCACGCAGTGGTCGCGAGCGGGATGGTCACGATCGAGGGGAGGAAGTTCTCAAAGTCCCGCGGCTACGTCGTCTGGACGAACGACGACTACCTCGATCAGGGCCTCCCGGCGGACTACCTCCGCTACTACCTCCTCTCCTACACGAACCACACCAAAGAGTTAGACTTCTCCTGGAAGGTCTACGCAGAGAGGGTGAACAACGAGATCGTGGGCACGCTCGGGAACTTCATCTACCGGACGATGTACTTCGCCGAGAAGGAGTTTGCCGGCGTGCCGGATCTGGCCCCGCGGCGGGAGGTCATCGAGGAGATCGAGCGGTCGCTTGCCGTCATCGATGCCGGGATGCGGGACTATGACTTCAAGAACGCCGTCGACTCGATGATGGCGCTCGCGTCGTTCGGGAACTCCTACATCCAGAGCAACGCACCCTGGAAACTGATCAAGGAGGACCGCTCCGCGGCCGAGCAGGCGATCGCCGACTGCCTCCAGATCGTCAAAGCGCTCGTCCTCGTCTTCCAGCCCCTGATGCCCGATGCGATGCAGCGGGCCTGGGCGATGCTCGGCTACGACGACGAGGTCGCGGGCCACCCGATTGCGGAAGCCACGGCGCCGATAGGAGCACGGGCACTTCCAAAGCCCTCCACCCTCTTTACGAAGATCGAGAAGGAGCAGGTCGCCGACCTTGATGCGACCCTCAACCTGCGGGTCGAGAAGGCGAAGGCGGCCGCCGCACCGAAGATGCCCGTCGTCTCGATCGAGGAGTTCGGGAACCTCGATATCCGGACGGCGAAGGTAGTCTCGGCCGAACCGATCAAGGGCTCGAAGAAGCTCTACAAACTGATCGTCGACCTCGGCGGCGAGAAGCGCCAGGTCGTCAGCGGGATCGCCCAGTTCTACAAGCCCGAGGAACTCGTGGGCCGGGACGTCGCGATGATCGCAAACCTCGCGCCGGCAAAGATCTTCGGCGTCGAGAGCCGGGGGATGATCCTCGCCGCCGGCGACGAGGCCTCCCTCCTGGTCCCCCTCCGCCCGGTCAAGCCGGGGACGAAGGTCCGTTGA
- a CDS encoding DHH family phosphoesterase, producing the protein MGRSDPKSDARSANLMQALSGRTEHVVHLTHNDLDAVGSDAIHRRKYGEVFTVWSSVGKFLANFDAVAGSPGRGDLLSISDIGYQQGVEQRLAKARSNGWRIEWRDHHRWKDEEVKAVEKKTSLLRVDVSTCATGLVARDLAGGDPVAEEIARVVCDYDLWKHQDPRSKVLGQVVMQKGFREYVRDNLVRGTILDAKIEGEYERIVRDMERDIRKSLRHTTIIENGRYRIAFAPLYGYPSETAHAIRDELKTDIEVVVSDNGRFSIRSVPPVSHLIARAFSGGGHPHASGGTFQFGLIDRLLFWLLKRNRHYRLLAEEAESIE; encoded by the coding sequence ATGGGCCGAAGCGATCCAAAGTCGGATGCCCGGAGCGCGAACCTGATGCAGGCGCTCTCCGGGCGGACGGAACACGTCGTGCACCTCACGCACAACGACCTCGATGCCGTCGGGAGCGACGCCATCCACCGGAGGAAGTACGGGGAGGTCTTCACGGTCTGGTCTTCGGTCGGCAAGTTCCTCGCGAACTTCGACGCCGTTGCGGGTTCTCCCGGGCGGGGCGACCTCCTCAGCATATCGGATATCGGCTACCAGCAGGGTGTCGAGCAGCGGCTCGCGAAAGCGCGGTCGAACGGGTGGCGGATCGAGTGGCGGGACCACCACCGCTGGAAGGACGAGGAGGTCAAGGCCGTCGAGAAGAAGACGAGCCTTCTCAGGGTCGATGTCTCCACCTGCGCGACGGGGCTTGTCGCCCGCGACCTCGCCGGCGGCGATCCGGTGGCCGAGGAGATCGCGCGTGTCGTCTGCGACTACGACCTCTGGAAGCACCAGGACCCCCGGTCGAAGGTCCTCGGCCAGGTGGTGATGCAGAAGGGCTTCCGCGAGTACGTCCGGGACAATCTCGTCCGGGGCACGATCCTTGACGCGAAGATCGAGGGCGAGTACGAGCGGATCGTCCGCGATATGGAGCGGGATATCAGAAAGAGCCTCCGGCACACCACCATCATCGAGAACGGCCGGTACCGGATAGCCTTCGCCCCGCTCTACGGCTACCCGAGCGAGACCGCCCACGCCATCCGCGACGAACTCAAGACCGATATCGAGGTGGTCGTCTCGGATAACGGCCGGTTCTCCATCCGCTCCGTCCCCCCGGTCAGCCACCTCATCGCCCGTGCCTTCTCCGGCGGCGGCCACCCCCACGCGTCGGGAGGGACGTTTCAGTTCGGCCTCATCGACCGCCTCCTCTTCTGGCTCCTCAAACGGAACCGGCACTACCGCCTGCTTGCAGAAGAAGCGGAGTCTATCGAGTGA
- a CDS encoding phosphoribosylanthranilate isomerase, giving the protein MRVKFCGTAGLADMQCAIDAGCDAMGFIMGVTYQSSDFVTPKDAAAMIRHLPPFIEPVAVTHLQETEDLIRLVRDSHCTTLQIQDSIEPAEMDAIRDALPHLKIVKAVHVMDRSAITAGKRYEPYADALILDTRTTEKIGGTGIPHDWKISATIVANSTIPVLLAGGLTPENVAEAIRIVRPYGVDVHTGIKRDGVRNPERTLAFAREARAALPDDKVFMGSVR; this is encoded by the coding sequence ATGCGTGTCAAATTCTGCGGAACGGCCGGTCTTGCGGATATGCAGTGTGCGATCGATGCAGGCTGCGACGCCATGGGCTTCATCATGGGCGTGACCTACCAGAGCAGCGATTTTGTGACGCCCAAAGATGCCGCAGCGATGATCCGGCACCTCCCGCCGTTCATCGAACCGGTCGCGGTCACCCACCTGCAGGAGACTGAAGACCTTATTCGGCTGGTGAGAGACTCGCACTGCACGACCCTGCAGATCCAGGACAGCATCGAACCGGCGGAGATGGATGCCATCCGCGACGCTCTCCCGCACCTCAAGATCGTCAAAGCCGTTCACGTGATGGACAGGTCGGCTATCACGGCCGGAAAGCGCTACGAGCCTTATGCCGACGCGCTCATCCTCGACACCAGGACCACGGAGAAGATCGGCGGAACGGGGATCCCCCACGACTGGAAGATCAGTGCAACGATAGTCGCGAATTCGACAATCCCCGTTCTGCTCGCTGGAGGGCTCACGCCGGAGAACGTCGCGGAGGCGATACGGATAGTCCGCCCGTACGGCGTCGACGTCCACACCGGGATCAAGAGAGACGGTGTCCGCAACCCGGAGAGGACCCTGGCATTCGCCCGCGAGGCGAGAGCCGCTCTGCCGGACGACAAGGTATTTATGGGATCTGTCAGGTAA